The Myotis daubentonii chromosome 9, mMyoDau2.1, whole genome shotgun sequence genome has a segment encoding these proteins:
- the LOC132241324 gene encoding double C2-like domain-containing protein gamma, which yields MSRPRVAPSYPVQGGLSESPPLAWAPMAGTAAAGWRRPQRVSMQEHMAIDVNPGPIQPIPLISDYFPHFYPFAEPARGAPDPHPAVSPASSAPQPQPDPEPEGDSDDSATLGTLEFTLLFDADNSALHCTAHRAKGLKPPASGSLDTYVKANLLPGASKASQLRTRTVRGTRGPVWEETLTYHGFTHQDAGRKTLRLCVCEDPRLRPRRRRVPPLGELRVPLRRLVPNRARSFSVCLEKRRLTKRPERLDTSRGMALYEEVAEVAGEERGRILLSLCYSSQRGGLLVGVLRCAHLAPMDANGYSDPFVRLFLHPNVGKKTKYKTSVRKKTLNPEFHEEFFYAGLREELAQKTLLVSVWDYDLGPANDFIGGVQLSGRAGGERQRHWRECLGHSDHRLELWHPLDGSAPLQLSD from the exons ATGTCTCGGCCCCGTGTGGCCCCCTCATACCCCGTCCAAGGGGGCTTGTCTGagtcccctcccctggcctgggcccccatGGCGGGCACGGCAGCAGCGGGCTGGAGGCGGCCCCAGCGGGTGAGCATGCAGGAGCACATGGCCATCGATGTGAACCCGGGACCCATCCAGCCCATCCCCCTCATTTCTGACTACTTCCCTCATTTCTACCCCTTTGCTGAGCCTGCCCGGGGTGCCCCAGACCCACACCCTGCAGTGTCTCCCGCCAGCTCTGCACCCCAGCCGCAGCCAGACCCAGAGCCAGAGGGAGACTCAGACGACAGCg CTACCCTGGGCACCCTCGAGTTCACACTTCTTTTTGATGCGGACAACAGCGCCCTGCACTGCACGGCTCACCGTGCCAAG GGCCTCAAGCCACCAGCCTCAGGCTCCCTGGACACCTATGTCAAAGCCAACCTGCTGCCAGGGGCCAGCAAG GCCAGCCAGCTGAGGACACGCACCGTTCGGGGCACAAGGGGGCCTGTCTGGGAAGAGACGCTCACTTACCACGGCTTCACCCACCAGGATGCTGGGCGCAAGACCCTGCG gttgtgtgtgtgtgaggaccCACGGCTGCGGCCACGGCGGCGGCGAGTGCCTCCCCTCGGGGAGCTGCGGGTGCCCCTGAGGAGGTTGGTGCCCAACCGAGCCAGGAGCTTCAGTGTGTGTCTGGAGAAGCGGAGGCTG ACCAAGAGGCCGGAGCGCCTGGACACATCCCGGGGCATGGCCCTGTATGAG GAGGTGGcagaggtggctggggaggagcgcGGGCGCATCCTGCTGTCACTGTGCTACAGCTCTCAGCGGGGCGGCCTGCTGGTCGGGGTGCTGCGAtgcgcccacctggcccccatGGATGCCAATGGCTACTCGGACCCCTTCGTCCGCCT ATTCCTGCATCCAAATGTGGggaaaaaaactaaatataagaCCAGTGTTCGGAAGAAGACCCTGAACCCCGAATTCCACGAG GAGTTCTTCTACGCAGGCCTCAGGGAGGAGCTGGCCCAGAAGACCCTGCTGGTGTCTGTATGGGACTATGACCTGGGCCCAGCCAACGACTTCATTG GCGGGGTGCAGCTGAGTGGCCGGGCCGGTGGGGAGCGCCAGCGGCACTGGAGAGAGTGCCTGGGCCACAGTGACCACCGGCTGGAGCTGTGGCACCCGCTGGACGGCAGTGCGCCCCTCCAGCTCAGCGACTAG
- the NDUFV1 gene encoding NADH dehydrogenase [ubiquinone] flavoprotein 1, mitochondrial: protein MLAARRLLGGSLPARVSVRFSGDATAPKKTSFGSLKDEDRIFTNLYGRHDWRLKGAQSRGDWYKTKEILLKGPDWILGEIKTSGLRGRGGAGFPTGLKWSFMNKPSDGRPKYLVVNADEGEPGTCKDREIMRHDPHKLVEGCLVGGRAMGARAAYIYIRGEFYNEASNLQVAIREAYEAGLIGKNACGSGYDFDVFVVRGAGAYICGEETALIESIEGKQGKPRLKPPFPADVGVFGCPTTVANVETVSVSPTICRRGGAWFAGFGRERNSGTKLFNISGHVNHPCTVEEEMSVPLKELIEKHAGGVTGGWDNLLAVIPGGSSTPLIPKSVCETVLMDFDALVQAQTGLGTAAVIVMDRSTDIVKAIARLIEFYKHESCGQCTPCREGVDWMNKVMARFVRGDARPAEIDSLWEISKQIEGHTICALGDGAAWPVQGLIRHFRPELEDRMQRFAQQHQVRQAAA from the exons ATGCTGGCGGCACGGCGACTGCTCGGCGGGTCGCTCCCCGCGCGGGTGTCGGTGCGATTCAGCGGCGACGCG ACAGCGCCCAAGAAAACCTCATTTGGCTCCCTGAAGGATGAGGACCGGATCTTCACCAACCTGTACGGACGCCATGACTGGAG GCTGAAAGGTGCCCAGAGTCGAGGTGACTGGTACAAGACGAAGGAGATCTTGCTGAAGGGGCCTGACTGGATCCTGGGTGAGATCAAGACATCTGGCTTGCGGGGCCGTGGAGGCGCTGGCTTCCCCACTGGCCTCAAGTGGAGCTTCATGAATAAGCCCTCAGATGGCAG GCCCAAGTACCTGGTGGTGAACGCAGATGAGGGGGAGCCGGGCACCTGCAAGGACCGGGAGATCATGCGTCACGACCCCCACAAGCTGGTGGAAGGCTGCCTCGTGGGGGGCCGGGCCATGGGTGCCCGTGCGGCCTACATCTACATCCGTGGGGAGTTCTACAATGAGGCCTCCAATCTGCAg GTGGCCATCCGAGAGGCCTACGAGGCTGGTCTGATTGGCAAGAACGCCTGTGGCTCCGGCTATGATTTTGACGTGTTCGTGGTGCGCGGGGCTGGGGCGTATATCTGCGGGGAGGAGACAGCGCTCATCGAGTCCATCGAGGGCAAGCAGGGCAAGCCCCGCCTGAAGCCGCCCTTCCCCGCAGACGTGG GAGTGTTTGGCTGCCCCACCACCGTGGCCAACGTGGAGACAGTGTCTGTGTCCCCCACCATCTGCCGCCGAGGGGGTGCCTGGTTCGCTGGCTTTGGCCGCGAGCGTAACTCGGGCACCAAGCTGTTCAACATTTCTGGCCACGTCAACCACCCATGCACCGTGGAGGAGGAGATGTCGGTGCCATTGAAGGAACTGATTGAAAAGCATGCGG GGGGCGTCACGGGTGGCTGGGACAACCTCCTTGCTGTGATCCCCGGCGGCTCGTCCACCCCACTGATCCCCAAGTCCGTGTGTGAGACGGTGTTGATGGACTTCGACGCGCTGGTGCAGGCACAGACGGGTCTGGGCACGGCTGCGGTGATCGTCATGGATCGCTCG ACGGACATAGTGAAAGCCATCGCCCGCCTCATTGAGTTCTACAAGCACGAGAGCTGTGGCCAGTGCACCCCATGCCGAGAGG GCGTGGACTGGATGAACAAGGTGATGGCCCGCTTTGTGAGGGGGGACGCCCGGCCGGCCGAGATCGACTCCCTGTGGGAGATCAGCAAGCAGATAGAGGGTCACACCATCTGTGCCCTGGGCGACGGGGCCGCCTGGCCCGTGCAG GGCCTGATCCGACACTTCCGGCCGGAGCTCGAGGACCGGATGCAGCGGTTTGCCCAGCAGCACCAGGTCAGGCAAGCCGCTGCCTga